The following coding sequences lie in one Yoonia sp. G8-12 genomic window:
- the pip gene encoding prolyl aminopeptidase, whose product MDKVVGQKRPGAHLYQPIDPFDQRMLDVGDGHRIYMEQCGNPDGVPVVVLHGGPGGGCSPAMRRYFDPNVFRIILFDQRGCGRSKPHASVEANTTWHLVADIELIRETLGIDRWIVFGGSWGATLALIYAQAHADRAAALILRGVFLMTKPELAWFYGGGAGKFWPDLWDRFSSLIPADEHDDFIAAYHRRLFSGDHHLEVRFARAWASWENALASIDSDGVTGESPAEYARAFSRLENHYFYNGGFLDEKQQILHPDQMAKIANVPGVIVQGRYDMICPPVSAHTLSQMWPKSRLTFIGRAGHALSEPGISAELVRTMDMMGAQRHALGL is encoded by the coding sequence ATGGACAAAGTCGTAGGACAAAAGCGCCCAGGTGCGCATCTTTACCAGCCGATTGATCCCTTTGATCAACGGATGCTGGATGTTGGCGATGGTCACCGCATTTATATGGAACAATGCGGGAATCCTGACGGTGTTCCTGTTGTGGTGCTGCATGGTGGCCCCGGTGGCGGATGTAGCCCTGCAATGCGCCGCTATTTTGACCCCAATGTTTTTCGTATCATCCTGTTTGATCAGCGCGGTTGTGGCCGTTCAAAGCCCCATGCCAGTGTGGAGGCCAATACGACTTGGCATCTGGTCGCTGATATAGAGTTGATCCGTGAAACGCTGGGCATTGATCGCTGGATTGTCTTTGGCGGATCTTGGGGTGCGACGCTGGCCTTGATCTATGCCCAAGCCCACGCTGACCGCGCGGCGGCCCTTATCTTGCGTGGTGTGTTCCTGATGACCAAGCCCGAGTTGGCGTGGTTCTATGGCGGCGGCGCAGGAAAATTCTGGCCGGATCTTTGGGACCGGTTTTCATCACTGATCCCCGCAGATGAGCATGATGATTTTATTGCAGCCTACCATCGCCGTCTGTTTTCCGGTGATCATCATCTTGAGGTGCGTTTTGCCCGCGCCTGGGCGTCATGGGAAAATGCGCTTGCATCCATTGATAGCGATGGTGTGACCGGCGAAAGCCCGGCGGAATACGCCCGCGCGTTTTCCCGTCTTGAGAACCACTATTTCTACAATGGCGGGTTCCTAGATGAAAAGCAGCAAATCCTGCATCCAGACCAGATGGCAAAGATTGCCAATGTGCCGGGGGTGATTGTTCAGGGGCGCTATGACATGATTTGCCCACCTGTCTCTGCGCACACACTGTCGCAGATGTGGCCCAAGTCACGCCTGACGTTTATTGGTCGCGCTGGCCATGCGTTATCCGAACCCGGCATCAGTGCAGAGCTGGTCCGCACGATGGACATGATGGGGGCTCAGCGTCATGCGCTGGGGCTTTAG
- the ubiG gene encoding bifunctional 2-polyprenyl-6-hydroxyphenol methylase/3-demethylubiquinol 3-O-methyltransferase UbiG, with translation MKMSATNTVDPGEIAKFEAMAAEWWDLNGKFKPLHMMNPVRLDYITRQIAAEFGRDLSQPEPFKGLRILDIGCGGGLLCEPMARLGATVVGADAAERNIPVAQIHAEQSGLAIDYRHTTAEAMAAAGEQFDAVLNMEVVEHVADPQGYLDACQQLMKPGGIHICSTINRNPKSFVMAIVGAEYVMRWLPKGTHEWNKFITPDELFGLLEKAGMTPVDRKGFVFNFAKFTWSISDRDMSVNYVTAATKPVA, from the coding sequence ATGAAAATGTCGGCAACGAACACAGTTGACCCCGGTGAAATTGCCAAGTTTGAGGCGATGGCTGCGGAATGGTGGGATCTGAACGGCAAATTCAAGCCGCTGCACATGATGAATCCGGTACGCCTTGACTATATCACGCGTCAAATTGCCGCCGAATTTGGGCGCGACCTTAGCCAGCCTGAACCATTCAAGGGTCTGCGCATTCTTGATATTGGCTGCGGCGGCGGGCTTTTGTGCGAACCGATGGCCCGTTTGGGGGCGACGGTCGTTGGTGCCGACGCGGCCGAACGCAATATTCCCGTCGCGCAAATCCATGCTGAACAATCGGGCCTGGCGATCGACTACCGTCACACCACAGCCGAAGCGATGGCCGCAGCGGGCGAGCAATTCGACGCCGTGCTGAACATGGAAGTGGTCGAGCATGTGGCCGATCCGCAGGGATATCTGGATGCCTGCCAGCAATTGATGAAACCGGGCGGTATCCATATCTGTTCGACCATCAATCGCAATCCGAAGTCTTTTGTCATGGCAATTGTTGGCGCTGAATACGTCATGCGCTGGCTGCCGAAGGGCACGCATGAATGGAACAAATTCATCACCCCCGACGAATTGTTCGGCCTTCTGGAAAAGGCAGGCATGACACCGGTCGACCGCAAAGGTTTTGTGTTCAATTTCGCCAAGTTCACATGGTCCATTTCGGACCGTGACATGTCAGTCAACTATGTGACGGCAGCTACAAAGCCTGTTGCGTAG
- a CDS encoding glycosyl transferase family 90: protein MSDQRARAITHMNNKVMRQAGVEPLAYKIVQSQEQQPATDVILRKEQDSIVALVRTDCEWEYVFETRNKIAPYVFWFQQTSDDVRQITVNAADGNLASIADYRFSSMSDQHVLLPDAHFFAQRGYAETDIFAADNRLSWDDRSDDIVWRGAVNGTGHWSVDPETVILPGMMQRLHMAHMCKALDVDFRFVVMPEAHDYAVLKDAGFLGDFIPTHNWGVMKYAIDIDGFTNAWCNLMQRLKLGCCVLKVASPFGYKQWYYDRLIPWEHFVPISAELSDLRERIDWVKSHPAETRDIARQGQILAKNLTFESETVYAVRAIEERERHA from the coding sequence GTGAGTGACCAGCGTGCGCGCGCGATTACACACATGAACAACAAGGTTATGCGACAGGCAGGTGTCGAACCCCTTGCCTACAAGATTGTCCAGTCTCAGGAACAGCAGCCTGCAACAGATGTGATATTGCGCAAGGAACAAGACAGCATTGTCGCGCTTGTCCGCACCGATTGCGAATGGGAATATGTCTTTGAGACGCGAAACAAGATCGCGCCTTATGTCTTTTGGTTCCAACAGACGTCTGATGATGTGCGCCAGATCACCGTTAACGCAGCTGACGGCAATCTTGCCAGTATCGCGGACTACCGATTTTCAAGCATGTCAGATCAGCATGTCCTGCTGCCCGATGCACATTTCTTCGCGCAGCGCGGCTATGCTGAAACCGACATATTTGCAGCAGACAACCGTCTGTCATGGGACGATCGGTCGGACGACATTGTCTGGCGGGGGGCGGTCAATGGCACAGGCCATTGGAGTGTAGACCCTGAAACGGTTATTTTGCCGGGGATGATGCAACGCCTGCATATGGCCCATATGTGCAAGGCTCTCGACGTGGATTTTCGCTTTGTGGTCATGCCCGAGGCGCATGACTATGCGGTCCTCAAGGATGCAGGGTTTCTTGGCGATTTCATACCGACCCATAACTGGGGCGTCATGAAGTACGCTATTGATATTGACGGCTTTACGAACGCTTGGTGCAACCTCATGCAGCGGTTGAAACTGGGTTGCTGTGTGCTCAAGGTCGCAAGTCCGTTTGGGTATAAGCAATGGTACTATGACCGGCTGATCCCGTGGGAGCATTTCGTGCCGATCAGCGCCGAGCTTTCGGACCTGCGTGAAAGGATCGACTGGGTCAAATCGCATCCAGCCGAGACCCGCGACATCGCCAGACAGGGCCAAATTCTAGCCAAAAATCTGACCTTTGAAAGTGAAACAGTTTATGCTGTGCGTGCCATCGAAGAACGCGAGCGCCACGCGTGA
- a CDS encoding NAD-dependent epimerase/dehydratase family protein, producing the protein MTFWRNKTVLVAGGAGFIGCHLVQELLRAGGKVHVVDNFSTGRAGPLKALGQDNLTVEQLDISRPAILPQADIVFNLASPASPIHYQSDPIQTWKTNILGTLQLFEHAHACNATLVQASTSEVYGDPLSHPQKETDWGHVNPVGPRACYDESKRAAETLLMDAARTSDADVRIARIFNTYGPGMTTSDGRAIPKFVAQAKAGDALTVHGDGTQTRSFCYVSDTVDGLLHLGSLPVAKGEIFNIGNPVENTILDIARHVIAIFGDGNDIVFEDRPVDDLQRRRPDIKKAETLLQWTPKVTLKEGLMTLSESQRQGKTKATRTHTSNAK; encoded by the coding sequence GTGACTTTCTGGCGCAATAAAACCGTCCTTGTTGCTGGTGGTGCCGGTTTCATTGGGTGTCATCTGGTGCAGGAATTGTTGCGGGCAGGCGGCAAGGTGCATGTCGTCGATAACTTCTCAACGGGGCGGGCGGGGCCGCTCAAAGCGTTGGGCCAGGACAATTTGACGGTGGAGCAGTTAGATATCTCTCGGCCTGCTATTCTACCTCAGGCGGATATTGTCTTTAATCTCGCCAGCCCTGCATCGCCGATCCACTATCAAAGTGACCCAATCCAAACATGGAAAACCAATATTCTGGGGACGCTGCAGCTCTTTGAACATGCGCATGCCTGCAATGCGACACTTGTGCAGGCCTCAACCAGCGAAGTCTACGGCGACCCGCTTTCACATCCGCAAAAGGAAACTGACTGGGGCCATGTGAACCCCGTTGGGCCACGCGCCTGCTATGATGAAAGCAAGCGCGCTGCAGAGACGCTGCTAATGGACGCGGCCCGTACATCAGATGCCGATGTGCGCATCGCCCGCATCTTCAACACCTATGGTCCCGGCATGACCACGTCAGACGGGCGCGCAATCCCCAAATTTGTGGCGCAGGCCAAAGCAGGAGATGCGCTGACGGTCCATGGCGACGGCACGCAGACCCGCAGTTTTTGTTATGTGAGTGATACGGTCGATGGATTGCTGCACCTTGGGTCCTTGCCTGTGGCGAAGGGTGAAATTTTCAATATTGGAAATCCTGTTGAAAACACCATTTTGGACATCGCGCGGCACGTCATCGCCATCTTTGGCGACGGGAATGATATTGTTTTTGAAGATAGGCCTGTCGACGATCTACAGCGCCGCCGACCCGACATCAAGAAAGCAGAAACCCTACTGCAGTGGACACCTAAAGTTACACTGAAGGAGGGTCTGATGACACTTTCTGAATCTCAGAGACAGGGAAAGACGAAAGCTACTCGGACCCATACTTCAAACGCAAAATAG
- a CDS encoding MarR family winged helix-turn-helix transcriptional regulator, translating to MTDTANNLAVSLFSEILAVDQLARASVARVLPKGMELSHFSVLNHLANAGVERTPAQLAKTFHLTRGAMTNTLHKLEWAGWVHVRPDWDDARRKMVAISPSGLAARDAALAAIAPVIADVVTKVGEDKAKAVLPVLREMRLKLGQIE from the coding sequence ATGACAGATACCGCCAACAACCTTGCTGTTTCCCTGTTTAGCGAAATCCTTGCTGTAGATCAGTTGGCGCGGGCAAGTGTGGCGCGTGTTTTGCCAAAAGGCATGGAGCTTTCGCATTTTTCGGTGCTGAACCATCTGGCGAACGCGGGGGTCGAGCGGACGCCCGCGCAACTGGCCAAGACATTCCATTTGACCCGTGGGGCCATGACAAACACCCTTCATAAACTTGAATGGGCGGGTTGGGTCCATGTGCGGCCAGATTGGGATGACGCGCGACGCAAGATGGTTGCAATCAGCCCATCAGGTCTGGCCGCCCGTGACGCAGCACTTGCCGCAATCGCACCCGTCATCGCCGATGTTGTCACCAAGGTCGGCGAGGACAAAGCCAAAGCAGTCTTACCTGTGCTGCGAGAGATGCGGCTGAAGCTCGGCCAGATCGAATAA
- a CDS encoding carbon-nitrogen hydrolase family protein, with protein MKAALLQLNSSDDPAANLAQTVDMIAQAAGQGAGFLLTPEVTNCVSQDRAHQSRVLQYEGDDITLAGLRAAAIRHDVWLSIGSLALKTDDPDGRFANRSFLIDPTGEIIARYDKIHMFDVTVSETETYRESAGYRPGRRAVMAETPFAKIGLSICYDIRFAYLYRALAKAGAQVLLVPSAFCPVTGAAHWEPLLRARAIETGSYVLAAAQTGEHAVQAGKPRQTYGHSMAISPWGEVLVDLGVEPGLALVDLDPAEVAQSRKRIAALGHDRPFEGP; from the coding sequence ATGAAAGCCGCGCTTCTCCAGCTGAACAGTAGCGATGATCCGGCGGCCAATTTGGCGCAGACCGTTGATATGATTGCACAAGCGGCTGGGCAGGGTGCTGGGTTTCTTCTGACGCCAGAGGTGACGAACTGCGTTTCACAAGATCGCGCGCATCAATCGCGCGTGTTGCAGTATGAGGGGGACGACATCACCCTCGCTGGTCTGCGTGCGGCAGCAATCCGGCATGATGTCTGGCTGTCGATCGGATCGCTGGCCCTGAAAACCGATGATCCTGACGGGCGTTTTGCCAATCGGTCTTTCCTTATTGATCCCACCGGCGAAATCATCGCGCGATACGATAAGATCCATATGTTCGATGTAACGGTGTCCGAGACGGAAACCTACCGCGAATCCGCCGGGTATCGCCCGGGCCGTCGGGCAGTGATGGCGGAGACACCTTTTGCCAAGATCGGACTAAGTATCTGCTACGACATCCGCTTCGCCTATCTTTACCGCGCTCTCGCAAAGGCAGGCGCGCAGGTTTTGCTAGTGCCATCTGCCTTTTGCCCTGTGACAGGTGCCGCCCATTGGGAACCTTTGCTGCGGGCCCGAGCGATTGAGACGGGGTCTTATGTTCTGGCTGCAGCACAGACCGGCGAACATGCAGTGCAAGCGGGCAAACCGCGCCAAACTTATGGGCACAGCATGGCGATTTCGCCTTGGGGTGAGGTCTTGGTCGATTTAGGCGTGGAACCCGGACTGGCTTTGGTTGATCTTGACCCTGCGGAAGTGGCACAAAGCCGCAAGCGGATTGCGGCACTCGGCCATGATCGCCCTTTTGAAGGCCCCTGA
- the grxC gene encoding glutaredoxin 3, translating into MATVEIYTKPTCGFCHMAKRLLTSKGISFAEVNISAQPERRAEMIQRANGGSTVPQIFVDGTHVGGCDDLFALERGGKLDALLAA; encoded by the coding sequence ATGGCAACTGTCGAGATTTATACCAAACCAACTTGTGGATTTTGCCATATGGCCAAACGTCTGCTGACCTCCAAAGGCATCAGCTTTGCAGAGGTCAATATTTCCGCCCAACCAGAGCGCCGCGCAGAAATGATCCAGCGCGCAAATGGTGGCAGCACCGTGCCCCAGATTTTTGTGGATGGCACCCATGTCGGTGGCTGTGATGATCTTTTCGCACTTGAGCGGGGCGGCAAGCTGGATGCGCTGTTGGCCGCATGA
- a CDS encoding ComF family protein, which translates to MRLQSVIRAIYPAQCVACDASTEDDFGLCAACWRETQFIGGLVCDKCGVPLPGEDHGETVQCDDCMTIARPWDRGRTVLAYSGVGRRLVLALKHGDRTELAIPAARWMAQKIQDWGGIDTVFVPVPLHWLRLVRRRYNQSALLAQELAKVMDTTVCVDALVRTKRTATLQGHSRDARFAELEDAIVPNPKCKHHIASKHVILVDDVMTSGATLAASAEAAKIAGARKVSIVTLARVVKDA; encoded by the coding sequence ATGCGGTTGCAAAGCGTCATTCGGGCAATTTATCCCGCGCAGTGTGTTGCCTGTGATGCGTCAACTGAGGATGATTTTGGTTTGTGCGCCGCCTGTTGGCGGGAAACGCAGTTCATTGGTGGGCTGGTTTGTGACAAATGTGGCGTCCCGTTGCCGGGCGAAGATCACGGTGAAACCGTGCAATGTGATGACTGCATGACGATCGCACGCCCTTGGGATCGCGGGCGCACGGTGCTGGCCTATAGTGGCGTTGGGCGGCGCCTTGTTCTGGCGCTCAAACACGGGGATCGCACAGAACTTGCCATTCCTGCGGCCCGTTGGATGGCGCAAAAAATACAGGACTGGGGCGGAATAGATACTGTTTTTGTCCCTGTTCCGCTTCATTGGCTGCGCCTTGTCCGGCGGCGTTACAATCAATCTGCCTTGTTGGCCCAAGAGTTGGCAAAGGTGATGGATACAACGGTTTGTGTGGATGCTTTGGTGCGGACCAAACGCACCGCAACGCTCCAAGGCCATAGCCGCGACGCGCGCTTTGCCGAGCTCGAGGATGCCATCGTGCCGAACCCCAAGTGCAAGCACCACATTGCGAGTAAACACGTCATATTGGTGGATGATGTCATGACCTCTGGGGCGACATTGGCCGCGAGCGCCGAGGCAGCCAAGATTGCGGGTGCCAGAAAAGTGTCGATTGTTACACTGGCAAGAGTGGTCAAAGACGCTTAA
- a CDS encoding methyltransferase domain-containing protein translates to MDMPQITDRAALMRNRARALPDALFLQEQAADELQERLNEVNRTFTSVAIVTGFPDFWAARYPDATIVADEDTLDLKPQAHDLVLHSMCLHWANDPVGQLVQARHALQPDGLLLCTFLGGQTLHELRASLAEAEAAIAGGLSPRIAPMGEIRDLGGLLQRAGFALPVADATPLTASYVNAFHLMHDLRKMGENNALTDRIKHPTRRNVLTEAACIYADNFRNAENRVDATFEFITLTGWAPADTQPQPLRPGSAKTRLADALKTKETPLNRSND, encoded by the coding sequence ATGGATATGCCACAGATCACCGACCGCGCCGCTTTGATGCGCAACCGCGCCCGCGCTTTGCCCGATGCGCTGTTCTTGCAAGAACAGGCAGCCGATGAACTTCAAGAGAGACTGAACGAGGTTAACAGAACCTTTACGTCCGTCGCGATTGTGACCGGTTTCCCCGATTTTTGGGCCGCCCGTTACCCCGATGCGACGATTGTGGCAGATGAGGACACGCTCGATCTGAAACCACAGGCCCATGATCTGGTCCTGCACAGCATGTGCCTGCATTGGGCGAATGACCCCGTGGGGCAGTTGGTACAGGCCCGCCATGCGTTGCAGCCCGATGGTTTGCTGCTCTGTACATTTCTTGGTGGTCAAACCCTGCATGAATTGCGCGCGTCATTGGCCGAGGCAGAGGCCGCTATCGCAGGCGGGCTATCTCCACGGATCGCCCCGATGGGCGAAATCCGTGATCTTGGCGGGCTTTTGCAGCGCGCTGGCTTTGCTTTGCCTGTCGCGGATGCCACGCCTTTGACCGCGAGCTATGTCAACGCTTTCCACTTGATGCATGATTTGCGCAAAATGGGCGAAAACAATGCGCTGACTGACCGGATCAAACACCCGACCCGCCGCAATGTGCTGACCGAAGCCGCCTGCATCTACGCCGATAATTTTCGCAACGCCGAGAATCGGGTCGATGCCACTTTTGAGTTCATTACGCTGACCGGATGGGCACCGGCCGACACCCAACCGCAACCGCTACGTCCCGGAAGCGCAAAAACGCGGCTTGCGGATGCGCTAAAGACAAAAGAAACGCCTTTAAACAGGTCCAATGATTGA
- the hemH gene encoding ferrochelatase — MKMFDAHTQAEERPATCPVHAQSDHPAVKPARVGILLANLGTPDATDYWSMRRYLNEFLSDKRVVDYSAWIWQPLLQLVILTKRPFSSGAAYKSIWNEEDNESPLLTITKKQTAAIKAQMVERYGDDVRVDFCMRYGNPSTKSKVREMVEAGCTKILFFPLYPHYAGATSATANDQFFRALMEEKWQPIARVVEPYFNEPAYIEALAQSIERAYAEAETKPEKLVCSYHGVPERYLREGDPYHCQCQKTTRLLKERLGWDDTQIVTTFQSRFGPEEWLKPYTVEEVARLAEEDGVKNIAVCAPAFSADCIETLEEINEEIKESFEEAGGEHFTYIPCLNDDPAHIEALSGVIDKNLKGWLD; from the coding sequence ATGAAAATGTTTGATGCACACACACAGGCCGAAGAACGCCCCGCCACATGCCCAGTACATGCCCAGTCTGACCATCCGGCGGTAAAACCTGCGCGCGTTGGTATTCTGCTGGCAAACCTTGGGACGCCAGACGCCACCGATTACTGGTCAATGCGCCGGTATCTGAACGAATTTCTATCTGACAAACGTGTGGTGGATTACTCTGCGTGGATCTGGCAGCCGCTGTTGCAGCTGGTCATCCTGACAAAGCGCCCGTTTTCATCGGGGGCGGCCTATAAGTCGATCTGGAATGAAGAAGACAACGAAAGCCCGCTTCTGACGATCACCAAGAAACAGACTGCCGCGATCAAGGCGCAGATGGTTGAACGTTATGGCGACGATGTGCGCGTGGATTTCTGCATGCGCTACGGCAACCCGTCGACCAAATCAAAAGTGCGCGAAATGGTTGAGGCGGGATGCACCAAGATCCTGTTTTTCCCGCTTTACCCGCACTACGCCGGTGCAACCTCTGCCACGGCAAATGACCAGTTCTTCCGCGCATTGATGGAAGAAAAATGGCAACCGATCGCCCGCGTTGTCGAACCCTACTTCAACGAACCTGCCTATATCGAAGCCTTGGCGCAATCCATTGAACGGGCTTATGCCGAAGCAGAGACAAAGCCGGAAAAGCTGGTATGCTCTTACCATGGCGTCCCTGAACGCTATCTGCGCGAGGGCGATCCCTACCATTGCCAATGCCAGAAAACGACACGCCTTTTGAAGGAACGGCTGGGTTGGGATGACACCCAGATCGTGACGACATTCCAGTCACGTTTCGGGCCTGAGGAGTGGTTAAAGCCGTACACCGTTGAAGAAGTCGCGCGTCTTGCCGAAGAGGACGGGGTGAAAAACATCGCGGTCTGCGCGCCCGCTTTCTCGGCTGATTGCATCGAAACGCTGGAAGAAATAAACGAAGAGATCAAAGAAAGCTTTGAAGAGGCTGGCGGCGAGCATTTCACCTATATTCCCTGCCTCAACGATGATCCTGCGCATATTGAGGCCCTTTCCGGCGTAATCGACAAAAACCTCAAAGGCTGGCTGGACTAA
- a CDS encoding DUF6522 family protein yields MKVTLSETGATVDAHDLGPLLGLDPAEVPLKMRSGEITSRSEQGVDEDAGRVRLTFWYAGQRVRLVCDLDGVVVKTTRIRSKS; encoded by the coding sequence ATGAAGGTAACTTTATCCGAAACGGGCGCGACGGTAGACGCCCATGACCTAGGGCCACTTTTAGGCCTTGATCCGGCTGAAGTGCCCCTAAAGATGCGATCAGGCGAAATCACAAGCCGATCAGAACAAGGCGTCGATGAAGATGCGGGGCGTGTGCGTTTGACTTTTTGGTATGCTGGGCAGCGCGTGCGTCTTGTTTGTGACCTTGATGGCGTTGTGGTGAAAACCACGAGAATCAGATCAAAGAGCTAA